From one Peredibacter starrii genomic stretch:
- a CDS encoding YggT family protein, with product MIHHLLQLFIYIIIADVILSYFPDVRRQQWAQILHKIADAPQRPIREMLPKDIPLDPSPMIIIILVQILMYLL from the coding sequence ATGATTCATCATTTACTACAGCTTTTCATTTACATCATTATTGCCGATGTCATCTTGAGTTACTTCCCAGATGTACGTCGTCAGCAGTGGGCGCAGATCCTGCATAAAATTGCAGATGCTCCTCAGAGACCCATTCGTGAAATGCTTCCGAAGGACATTCCGCTTGATCCTTCTCCGATGATCATCATTATTTTGGTTCAAATACTAATGTACTTACTGTGA
- the pepD gene encoding beta-Ala-His dipeptidase — MYIPEHFPAEPKALWSLFHTINQLPRPSRKEDKFREFILKEAETLKLKTHTDEVGNVIVYVPATVGYENHETVIIQNHMDMVTDATPDRNINFAQDPIITFREGDWIKADRTTLGADNGIGCAAALALMYDKTVSHPPLELLFTIDEETGLKGAWGVDANYLKGKKMLNLDTEEWGSLYIGCAGGIDYEFKKTVKMVPAKLKGKSYKLTVGGFLGGHSGVDIHEQRGNAIKFLMDWITSIPADSFELSEWRGGKAHNIIPRDAFALVVLKDAKAAEEVAKKVEGRWRAFMPENDRGFFTKVEEVEAISEVVDAHDLKLLLSFLVAFPHGAHAYDLASNKELVSLSNNLAISLMVRGQFYLQSSLRFFDRGECVGLENQVQALALGFGLEFSKNGEYPSWKPVRENKLLDLVADKYQALFQKKAKVTAIHAGLECGILRDKIGPIDAVSFGPTIMGAHSPQERVHIPSVETFWTLFKEVLKAL, encoded by the coding sequence ATGTATATCCCAGAGCATTTTCCGGCCGAACCAAAGGCCCTTTGGAGTCTTTTCCACACCATCAATCAATTACCTAGACCTTCTCGCAAGGAAGACAAGTTCCGTGAATTTATTTTGAAAGAAGCGGAAACTTTAAAACTTAAAACTCACACAGATGAAGTGGGGAATGTGATTGTTTATGTTCCGGCCACAGTTGGTTATGAAAATCATGAAACTGTGATCATTCAAAATCACATGGACATGGTGACGGACGCAACTCCGGATAGAAATATCAACTTCGCTCAAGATCCTATCATCACTTTCAGAGAAGGAGATTGGATCAAAGCAGATCGTACAACTCTTGGTGCTGATAATGGCATCGGTTGTGCCGCCGCTCTCGCTCTTATGTATGACAAGACAGTTTCTCACCCGCCACTTGAACTTCTTTTCACGATTGATGAAGAGACTGGTTTAAAAGGTGCTTGGGGAGTTGATGCCAACTACCTTAAAGGTAAAAAGATGCTGAACCTCGACACAGAAGAGTGGGGCAGTCTTTATATTGGTTGTGCTGGTGGTATCGATTACGAATTCAAGAAAACTGTGAAAATGGTTCCTGCAAAACTTAAAGGCAAGAGCTACAAACTAACAGTTGGTGGATTCCTTGGTGGTCACTCTGGCGTGGATATTCACGAACAAAGAGGAAATGCCATTAAGTTTTTGATGGATTGGATCACCTCAATTCCGGCCGATTCATTCGAGCTTTCAGAGTGGAGAGGTGGCAAGGCCCACAATATTATTCCGCGTGATGCTTTTGCCTTGGTGGTTTTAAAAGACGCCAAAGCAGCAGAAGAAGTGGCGAAAAAAGTTGAGGGCCGATGGCGTGCTTTCATGCCGGAAAATGATCGTGGTTTCTTCACTAAAGTTGAAGAAGTTGAAGCGATCTCAGAAGTAGTGGATGCTCATGATCTTAAGCTTCTGTTAAGTTTCCTGGTGGCCTTCCCTCATGGCGCTCATGCTTATGATCTGGCAAGCAATAAGGAACTCGTTTCACTTAGTAACAACCTTGCAATCTCTCTTATGGTTCGCGGACAATTCTATCTTCAAAGTTCACTTCGATTCTTCGATCGCGGAGAGTGCGTGGGTCTAGAAAATCAGGTTCAAGCACTGGCACTGGGTTTTGGTCTCGAATTTTCAAAAAATGGCGAGTATCCGAGCTGGAAACCGGTTCGTGAGAACAAACTTTTGGACCTCGTAGCGGATAAATACCAGGCCCTTTTCCAGAAAAAGGCCAAGGTCACTGCCATTCACGCGGGCCTTGAGTGTGGGATTTTAAGAGATAAAATTGGCCCGATCGATGCGGTCTCATTTGGTCCAACGATCATGGGTGCCCATTCACCGCAGGAAAGAGTCCACATCCCATCGGTTGAAACTTTTTGGACATTATTTAAAGAAGTATTGAAAGCGCTTTAA